One segment of Theobroma cacao cultivar B97-61/B2 chromosome 9, Criollo_cocoa_genome_V2, whole genome shotgun sequence DNA contains the following:
- the LOC18590946 gene encoding ABC transporter F family member 1, translating to MVSDASKKKAAQKKAAAAAKRGGKAAAAAASSKAAAAAAASDTGVDKVSDGVSALQISDRTCTGVLCSHPLSRDIRIESLSVTFHGHDLIVDSILELNYGRRYGLLGLNGCGKSTLLTAIGLRELPIPEHMDIYHLTREIEASDMSALEAVISCDEERLKLEKEAETLAGQDDGGGEQLERIYERLEAMDASTAEKRAAEILFGLGFNKKMQAKKTRDFSGGWRMRIALARALFMNPTILLLDEPTNHLDLEACVWLEENLKKFDRILVVVSHSQDFLNGVCTNIIHMQNKKLKLYTGNYDQYVQTRAELEENQMKQYKWEQEQIASMKEYIARFGHGSAKLARQAQSKEKTLAKMERGGLTEKVVRDKVLVFRFVDVGKLPPPVLQFVEVTFGYTPDNLIYKDLDFGVDLDSRIALVGPNGAGKSTLLKLMTGDLGPIDGMVRRHNHLRIAQFHQHLAEKLDLEMSALQYMIKEYPGNEEERMRAAIGKFGLSGKAQVMPMRNLSDGQRSRVIFAWLAFRQPHLLLLDEPTNHLDIETIDSLAEALNEWDGGLVLVSHDFRLINQVAEEIWVCENQTVTRWEGDIMDFKEHLKSKAGLSD from the exons ATGGTGTCGGACGCGAGCAAGAAGAAGGCAGCGCAGAAGAAGGCAGCTGCCGCTGCGAAGAGAGGAGGGAAGGCAGCTGCAGCTGCTGCATCTTCCAAGGCGGCGGCTGCTGCGGCGGCGTCCGATACCGGAGTGGATAAGGTTTCCGATGGAGTTAGTGCGCTCCAGATATCCGATCGGACTTGTACCGGCGTTCTCTGCTCGCATCCTCTTTCGAGAGATATTCGT ATAGAGTCCTTATCGGTTACTTTCCACGGACATGATCTTATTGTTGATTCAATATTGGAGCTTAATTATGGCAG ACGGTATGGGTTGCTTGGATTAAATGGTTGTGGAAAATCCACACTGCTTACTGCAATAGGATTGCGTGAACTTCCAATTCCAGAGCACATGGATATCTATCATCTGACCAGGGAGATTGAAGCTTCTGACATGTCTGCATTGGAGGCTGTCATAAGTTGTGATGAGGAGAGGTTGAAATTGGAGAAAGAAGCAGAAACCTTGGCCGGACAG gATGATGGTGGTGGAGAGCAACTTGAACGTATCTATGAGCGATTGGAAGCCATGGATGCATCAACTGCTGAGAAACGTGCTGCtgaaattttatttggtcttgGTTTCAACAAGAAGATGCAAGCAAAGAAAACCCGAGATTTCTCTGGTGGCTGGAGAATGAGGATTGCTTTAGCACGGGCTCTATTCATGAATCCCACAATTCTGTTGCTTGATGAGCCTACCAATCATTTAG ATTTAGAAGCTTGTGTCTGGTTGgaagaaaatttgaagaaatttgaTCGTATCCTCGTTGTGGTATCACATTCCCAGGATTTCCTGAATGGAGTCTGTACAAATATTATCCACATGCAGAACAAAAAACTTAAGCTGTACACTGGCAACTATGATCAGTATGTTCAAACCCGTGCTGAATTGGAAGAGAACCAGATGAAACAGTACAAGTGGGAGCAGGAACAGATTGCTTCAATGAAGGAGTACATTGCTCGCTTCGGTCATGGGTCAGCCAAACTAGCCCGACAGGCTCAGAGTAAAGAAAAGACATTGGCAAAGATGGAGCGGGGTGGACTCACAGAGAAGGTAGTGAGAGACAAGGTTCTGGTCTTCCGATTTGTTGATGTTGGAAAACTTCCTCCACCAGTACTGCAGTTTGTGGAAGTTACATTTGGATATACACCTGATAATCTCATTTACAAGGACCTGGACTTTGGAGTAGACTTAGACTCTAGGATAGCACTAGTGGGACCTAATGGTGCAGGGAAGAGTACACTGCTGAAGCTGATGACAGGGGACTTAGGTCCTATTGATGGTATGGTCCGACGGCATAATCATCTGCGAATTGCACAATTCCATCAGCACTTGGCTGAGAAACTTGACTTGGAAATGTCTGCCCTCCAGTATATGATAAAAGAGTACCCTGGAAATGAGGAAGAGAGGATGAGAGCTGCAATTGGGAAGTTTGGATTGTCAGGGAAAGCACAAGTGATGCCGATGAGGAATCTGTCTGATGGACAAAGGAGTCGGGTCATCTTTGCCTGGTTAGCATTTAGACAACCCCACTTACTGCTGCTGGATGAGCCCACTAACCACTTGGATATTGAGACAATAGATTCACTGGCTGAGGCATTGAATGAGTGGGATGGTGGCTTGGTACTTGTCAGCCATGATTTCAGGCTTATAAACCAGGTAGCGGAGGAGATATGGGTGTGTGAAAATCAAACCGTAACACGGTGGGAGGGTGACATTATGGACTTCAAGGAGCATCTCAAGAGTAAAGCTGGTTTGTCTGATTGA